A window of the Mesorhizobium opportunistum WSM2075 genome harbors these coding sequences:
- a CDS encoding type II toxin-antitoxin system Phd/YefM family antitoxin, which translates to MTSTEFQQNVGRFQDAAQRAPVAITKNGRTHTVLLSAAMFEVLVKGRVARPIEELDDETLNAIAESAVPNQYAGLDAMLKDWTP; encoded by the coding sequence GTGACTTCAACGGAATTCCAACAGAATGTCGGACGTTTCCAGGACGCCGCCCAGCGTGCGCCGGTCGCGATCACCAAGAATGGCCGCACCCACACGGTGCTTCTGTCGGCAGCGATGTTCGAGGTTCTGGTCAAGGGACGGGTCGCCCGTCCAATCGAGGAACTGGACGATGAGACGCTGAACGCCATCGCCGAAAGCGCCGTCCCGAACCAATATGCCGGGCTCGACGCAATGCTCAAAGACTGGACACCGTGA
- a CDS encoding type II toxin-antitoxin system PemK/MazF family toxin, whose amino-acid sequence MSLPKPIPGLVICYSYLWAKEHETGAEEGRKGRPCAIVAARQVVEGREVVTVVPITHSPPFDSADAVEIPATLKTHLGLDDAPSWIVVTETNDFLWPGPDLRPIPRSKPSRFDYGMLPPRFYAYLRDRILAAHKSRTLNRIQRTE is encoded by the coding sequence GTGAGCCTGCCAAAGCCTATACCGGGTTTGGTGATTTGCTATTCATACCTTTGGGCAAAGGAACATGAAACGGGAGCCGAAGAAGGCCGCAAGGGCCGACCCTGCGCAATCGTCGCCGCCCGCCAGGTCGTGGAGGGGCGCGAGGTTGTAACGGTGGTTCCGATCACGCACTCGCCGCCATTTGATTCTGCCGATGCAGTAGAGATACCGGCGACGCTCAAAACTCATCTTGGACTTGATGATGCACCGTCATGGATCGTCGTGACCGAAACCAATGATTTCCTCTGGCCCGGTCCCGATCTCAGGCCGATCCCGCGAAGCAAGCCATCCCGCTTCGACTACGGCATGCTGCCGCCACGTTTCTACGCCTACTTGCGCGACCGGATTTTGGCGGCCCACAAGAGCCGCACCCTCAACCGGATACAGCGAACGGAGTAA
- a CDS encoding bifunctional [glutamine synthetase] adenylyltransferase/[glutamine synthetase]-adenylyl-L-tyrosine phosphorylase produces MAAVAKRSKTDWLLRPEVALVPLDASRARQELAEIAAAAREEGLTRLAKFLAGKGRGQDFLAAVFDLSPFLRDTARRRPRILDSLFDQPVEARLKAITAAIDKASLAEAVSESGLMMELRQCKAEAHFLIALADLAGEAETSLTVRRLSDLADACTRAAVDFLLRDAHGQGKLRLPDLGDPSRQSGWILLGMGKLGAHELNFSSDIDLVVFFDPEVPAVVDPLDATELFSRLTRRLMRILQDRTEHGYVFRTDLRLRPDPGSTPLAIPVEAALRYYEARGQNWERAAMIKARPVAGDLAAGAAFLKELQPYIWRKYMDYAAIADVHSIKRQIHAHKGHGEIAVKGHNVKLGRGGIREIEFFVQTQQLIAGGRFPELRGRETVPMLGQLAARGWITTEARDALARQYWFLRRVEHAIQMVADEQTHTLPEDDEGLERIARMLGFADAAIFAGAFRASLQQVERHYAALFETAPELSAGIGNLVFTGDVDDPDTLQTLHGLGFQRPSDICRVIRGWHFGRYRVTQSAEARERLTELTPALLKAFGQTRRADEALIRFDEFLAGLPAGIQLFSLLQSNPALLKLMATIMGAAPRLAAIITRRPHVFDGLLDPALLNELPDRAYLSGRLSAFIEGDRAYEDVLDRLRIFASEQKFLIGVRLLAGSIDPARAGRAFSDLADLTIEAALRAVMAEFAGRHGMIAGGVVSLLGMGKLGSRELTAGSDVDLILLYDHDADAEDSDGEKPLAPSHYYTRMTQRLISAVSAPTAEGVLYELDLRLRPSGNKGPVATHIDAFKKYQRQEAWTWEHMALARARAIAGDAGLCAEVEAEVAAVLGQPRDAAKVKAEASDMRAMIEKEKPPRDLWDIKLIPGGLIDLEFIAQVAVITRQVETGPRVTGTAEILSRLAPRFADSGVRQELCEAYGLYLALTQMTRLCLTGAFERDDVPPGLSDLLLAVTDLPDFSVLEAHLKETSQKVRRDFDLLLRAGRP; encoded by the coding sequence ATGGCGGCCGTTGCCAAGCGCAGCAAGACCGACTGGCTGCTGAGGCCCGAGGTCGCGCTTGTTCCTCTTGACGCAAGCCGGGCGCGGCAGGAATTGGCCGAGATCGCGGCAGCGGCACGCGAGGAAGGCCTGACACGGCTGGCCAAGTTCCTGGCCGGCAAGGGGAGGGGTCAGGATTTCCTGGCCGCCGTCTTCGACCTCTCGCCATTCCTGCGCGATACGGCGCGGCGCCGGCCCCGGATCCTGGACAGTCTTTTCGACCAGCCGGTGGAGGCTCGTCTGAAAGCGATTACCGCTGCGATAGACAAGGCGTCGCTGGCGGAGGCGGTCTCGGAATCCGGCCTGATGATGGAGTTGCGCCAGTGCAAGGCCGAGGCGCATTTCCTGATCGCGCTCGCCGATCTCGCCGGCGAGGCCGAAACGTCGCTGACGGTGCGGCGGCTGAGCGACCTTGCCGATGCCTGCACCCGTGCGGCGGTCGACTTCCTGCTGCGTGACGCCCATGGCCAGGGCAAGCTCAGGCTGCCGGACCTCGGCGACCCGTCGCGGCAGTCGGGCTGGATCCTGCTCGGCATGGGCAAGCTTGGCGCGCACGAGCTGAATTTCTCTTCCGACATCGATCTCGTCGTGTTCTTCGACCCGGAAGTCCCTGCCGTCGTCGATCCCCTCGACGCCACCGAGCTGTTTTCGCGCCTGACGCGCCGGCTGATGCGCATCTTGCAGGACCGCACCGAGCACGGTTATGTCTTCCGAACCGATCTGAGGTTGCGTCCCGATCCCGGTTCGACGCCGCTGGCGATCCCGGTCGAAGCCGCGCTGCGCTACTACGAAGCGCGCGGCCAGAACTGGGAGCGTGCCGCCATGATCAAGGCGCGTCCGGTGGCCGGCGATCTGGCCGCGGGCGCCGCCTTCCTCAAGGAGCTCCAGCCTTATATCTGGCGCAAATACATGGACTACGCCGCGATTGCCGATGTCCATTCCATCAAGCGCCAGATCCACGCCCATAAGGGACATGGCGAGATCGCCGTGAAGGGCCACAACGTCAAGCTCGGCCGCGGCGGCATCCGCGAGATCGAGTTCTTCGTCCAGACACAGCAGCTCATCGCCGGCGGCCGCTTCCCGGAACTGCGCGGCCGCGAGACCGTGCCGATGCTCGGCCAGCTCGCGGCGCGCGGCTGGATCACCACCGAGGCGCGCGACGCGCTTGCCCGCCAGTACTGGTTCCTGCGCCGTGTCGAACACGCCATCCAGATGGTGGCCGACGAGCAGACGCACACGTTGCCGGAAGACGATGAGGGGCTGGAGCGCATTGCCCGCATGCTGGGCTTTGCCGATGCGGCAATCTTCGCCGGGGCGTTTCGTGCCTCGCTGCAACAGGTCGAGCGCCACTATGCGGCGCTCTTTGAAACGGCACCCGAGCTTTCGGCGGGCATCGGCAATCTGGTCTTCACCGGCGACGTCGACGACCCAGACACATTGCAGACCTTGCATGGTCTCGGCTTCCAGCGGCCGAGCGACATTTGCCGTGTCATTCGTGGCTGGCATTTCGGCCGCTATCGCGTCACCCAGTCGGCGGAGGCGCGCGAGCGCCTGACGGAGTTGACGCCGGCCCTGCTCAAGGCGTTCGGCCAGACACGGCGGGCGGACGAAGCCTTGATCCGTTTCGATGAATTCCTTGCCGGACTGCCGGCCGGCATCCAGCTGTTCTCCCTGTTGCAGTCGAACCCGGCGCTGCTCAAGCTGATGGCCACGATCATGGGCGCCGCACCCCGGCTGGCCGCTATCATCACGCGCCGGCCCCATGTCTTCGACGGCCTGCTTGATCCAGCCCTTCTCAACGAATTGCCGGACCGTGCCTATCTCTCAGGCCGGCTGTCAGCCTTTATCGAAGGCGACAGGGCCTACGAGGACGTGCTCGACCGCCTGCGCATCTTCGCCTCGGAGCAGAAATTCCTGATCGGCGTGCGCCTGCTCGCCGGCTCGATCGATCCGGCTCGCGCCGGCCGCGCGTTTTCCGACCTGGCCGACCTCACCATCGAGGCCGCGCTACGGGCGGTGATGGCCGAATTCGCAGGGCGTCACGGCATGATTGCCGGCGGCGTGGTTTCGCTGCTGGGCATGGGCAAGCTTGGCAGCCGCGAATTGACGGCCGGGTCGGATGTCGACCTCATCCTGCTCTACGACCACGATGCGGACGCCGAGGATTCCGACGGGGAAAAGCCGCTGGCGCCTTCGCATTATTACACCCGCATGACGCAGCGGCTGATTTCGGCCGTATCGGCTCCGACGGCGGAAGGCGTGCTCTACGAACTCGACCTGCGCTTGCGCCCGTCCGGCAACAAGGGACCGGTGGCCACCCATATCGACGCCTTCAAGAAGTACCAGCGACAGGAGGCCTGGACCTGGGAGCACATGGCACTGGCGCGGGCCCGTGCCATCGCCGGCGATGCCGGGCTCTGCGCCGAGGTCGAGGCGGAAGTCGCGGCGGTGCTGGGCCAGCCGCGCGATGCGGCAAAGGTGAAGGCCGAGGCCTCGGACATGCGGGCCATGATCGAGAAGGAAAAGCCGCCGCGCGACCTGTGGGACATCAAGCTTATTCCCGGAGGACTGATCGATCTCGAATTCATCGCCCAGGTGGCAGTCATTACGAGGCAGGTCGAGACCGGGCCGCGTGTGACTGGTACGGCCGAGATACTGTCCCGCCTGGCCCCTCGCTTTGCCGATTCCGGGGTGAGGCAGGAGCTTTGCGAAGCCTACGGCCTCTATCTGGCGCTGACCCAGATGACGCGGCTGTGCCTCACCGGAGCGTTTGAGCGCGACGACGTTCCGCCGGGGCTTTCGGATCTGCTTCTGGCGGTCACCGATCTGCCGGATTTCAGTGTGCTGGAGGCACATCTCAAGGAGACATCGCAGAAGGTCAGGCGGGACTTTGACCTTTTGCTTCGTGCCGGGCGACCATGA
- a CDS encoding sensor histidine kinase, which translates to MALSVPAIMKTTAARLSALYLLLFAICAVSLVFYMTSLSARMLTAQTQETINDEVLGLARAYQRGGLPVLVRVVEARSRQPGANLYLIADANGQILTGNVQSLEPGVIEAEGWTTEPFSYKRFGEGELDRLRSGTSDQTTSPSTGENAAPAEGEKGHNAIALVLRLPNQMIMLVGRDLGEPERFRAVIRRALTLALGMMGLGGILIWFFVGRAALKRIDGVSEASRRIMGGDLSGRLPVTGAGDEFDRLSENLNAMLARIATLNEGLKQVSDNIAHDLKTPLTRLRNRAEAILSGKHKPADYRQALEGTIAESDQLIKTFNAILMISRLEAGYSSEHTARVDLAATVRDVVELYEPVAEEAGVSLEAEVNGAFIVDGNRELIGQALSNIVDNAIKYSTDSTSKPAVRVTLARTNGEIRLTVADNGQGIPDDADRARATERFVRLEKSRSQPGSGLGLSLAKAVMTFHYGRLDLLPGNPGLSVVMSFPTREDH; encoded by the coding sequence ATGGCCTTATCCGTGCCAGCCATCATGAAGACGACGGCAGCGCGGCTTTCGGCGCTCTATCTTCTTTTGTTCGCGATCTGCGCCGTGTCGCTCGTCTTCTACATGACCTCGCTGTCGGCACGCATGCTGACCGCGCAGACGCAGGAGACCATCAACGACGAAGTGCTCGGTCTCGCCCGTGCCTATCAGCGTGGTGGTCTGCCGGTGCTGGTCCGTGTGGTCGAGGCGCGCTCGCGCCAGCCTGGCGCCAATCTCTACCTGATCGCCGATGCCAACGGCCAGATCCTGACTGGCAATGTGCAGAGCCTGGAGCCGGGCGTGATCGAGGCCGAGGGCTGGACGACCGAGCCGTTCTCCTACAAGCGCTTCGGCGAAGGCGAGCTTGATCGCCTGCGCAGCGGAACGTCCGACCAGACGACATCTCCTTCAACCGGCGAGAACGCGGCGCCGGCCGAGGGCGAGAAGGGTCACAACGCCATTGCGCTGGTGCTGCGGCTGCCGAACCAGATGATCATGCTGGTCGGCCGCGATCTTGGCGAGCCGGAGCGCTTTCGCGCCGTCATCCGCCGTGCCCTGACGCTGGCGCTCGGCATGATGGGCCTGGGCGGCATCCTGATCTGGTTCTTTGTCGGCCGTGCGGCGCTGAAGCGCATCGACGGCGTTTCGGAAGCGAGCCGTCGCATCATGGGCGGTGATCTTTCCGGCCGGCTGCCGGTGACCGGCGCCGGAGACGAGTTCGACCGGCTTTCGGAAAACCTCAACGCCATGCTGGCCAGGATCGCAACGCTCAACGAAGGCCTGAAGCAGGTTTCCGACAACATCGCGCATGATTTGAAGACGCCGCTGACCCGACTGCGCAACCGGGCCGAGGCGATACTTTCCGGCAAGCACAAGCCCGCCGATTACCGCCAGGCTCTCGAGGGCACCATTGCCGAGTCCGACCAATTGATAAAGACCTTCAACGCCATACTGATGATCTCGCGGCTGGAGGCCGGGTATTCGTCTGAGCATACTGCTCGCGTCGATCTGGCGGCAACCGTGCGCGACGTGGTCGAACTCTACGAGCCGGTGGCGGAAGAGGCTGGCGTCTCGCTGGAAGCCGAGGTCAACGGCGCTTTTATCGTCGACGGCAACCGCGAGCTGATCGGTCAGGCGCTGTCCAACATCGTCGACAATGCGATCAAGTATTCGACGGATTCCACGTCCAAACCGGCGGTCCGTGTGACGCTCGCGCGCACGAATGGCGAGATCAGGCTCACCGTCGCCGACAACGGCCAGGGCATCCCGGACGATGCCGATCGTGCCCGGGCGACCGAACGTTTCGTGCGGCTGGAGAAGAGCCGTTCACAACCGGGTTCCGGCCTTGGCCTCAGCCTCGCCAAGGCCGTCATGACTTTCCACTACGGTCGGCTTGACCTGTTGCCCGGCAATCCGGGACTATCCGTGGTCATGAGTTTCCCCACACGCGAGGATCACTGA
- a CDS encoding response regulator transcription factor — translation MKILVIEDDREAADYLQKAFNEAGHTAHVAGDGETGFALADTGDYDVMVIDRMMPRRDGLSVIAGLRSRGNTTPVLILSALGEVDDRVTGLRAGGDDYLTKPYAFSELLARVEVLNRRASAKEAETVYRVGDLELDRLSHSVRRAAREITLQPREFRLLEYLMRHAGQVVTRTMLLENVWDYHFDPQTNVIDVHVSRLRGKIEKGFDKPILHTVRGAGYMLKSG, via the coding sequence ATGAAGATTCTCGTCATAGAAGATGATCGCGAGGCCGCGGATTATCTGCAGAAAGCCTTCAACGAGGCTGGTCATACCGCGCATGTCGCCGGCGACGGCGAGACCGGCTTCGCGCTTGCCGATACCGGCGACTACGACGTGATGGTTATCGACCGGATGATGCCGCGCCGTGACGGCCTGTCGGTGATTGCCGGCCTTCGCTCGAGGGGCAACACCACGCCGGTGCTGATCCTCTCGGCGCTGGGTGAGGTCGACGACCGGGTCACCGGTCTGCGCGCCGGCGGCGACGATTATCTGACCAAGCCTTATGCCTTCTCCGAACTTCTGGCCCGCGTCGAGGTGTTGAATCGCCGGGCCAGTGCCAAGGAGGCCGAAACCGTCTACCGGGTGGGCGACCTCGAACTCGACAGGCTGTCGCATTCGGTGCGCCGCGCGGCGCGCGAGATCACGCTGCAGCCGCGCGAATTCCGGCTGCTCGAATATCTGATGCGCCATGCCGGCCAGGTGGTGACGCGCACCATGCTGCTCGAAAACGTCTGGGATTATCATTTCGATCCGCAGACCAATGTCATCGACGTCCACGTCTCGCGGCTGCGCGGCAAGATCGAGAAGGGCTTCGACAAGCCCATCCTGCATACGGTTCGCGGCGCAGGCTACATGCTGAAGAGCGGCTAG
- a CDS encoding Do family serine endopeptidase, with the protein MNIAPNSYSRTRKRLLAAAASVAVAGAIGVGALTSGTSPVLADAVRVEAPQVPSFADVVERVSPAVVSVKVKAKIQPTADDGSDDQDGLDNLPNNPQLRRFFKEFRGFGDQGGQNDEGHRRFGHRDRNNGQPRPVAQGSGFFISEDGYLVTNNHVVEEGTAFTVVTNDGKELDAKLVGTDPRTDLAVLKVDGGGKFTYVDFADDSKVRVGDWVVAVGNPFGLGGTVTAGIVSARGRDIGAGPYDDFLQIDASVNRGNSGGPTFNLNGQVVGINTAIFSPSGGSVGIAFDIPASTARQVVGDLMKNGAVQRGWLGVEIQPVTSDIAESLGLKSNNGALVSSAQDDGPGKKAGITAGDVITQVDGKDVASPKELARLIGAYSPGKPVDVTVWRDGKSQTVKVDLGKLPASDKQASNDQQQQPAAPAKPDTLADLGLTVTKSENGKGLVVTDVDPDSDAADRGIQPGDVITAVNSTEVNGTEDVTKAMTEAVKSGRKAVLMQITRDDNNRFVALPVAKG; encoded by the coding sequence ATGAATATTGCCCCCAATTCATACTCCCGCACCCGCAAGCGTCTCTTGGCTGCCGCCGCGTCCGTCGCGGTTGCCGGTGCGATCGGCGTAGGCGCGCTGACCAGCGGAACCAGCCCCGTCCTGGCCGACGCGGTGCGCGTGGAAGCGCCGCAGGTTCCAAGCTTCGCCGATGTCGTGGAGCGCGTTTCCCCAGCCGTCGTCAGCGTCAAGGTCAAGGCCAAGATCCAGCCGACCGCCGATGACGGCTCCGACGATCAGGACGGTCTCGACAATCTTCCCAACAATCCGCAGCTGCGCCGCTTCTTCAAGGAATTCCGAGGCTTTGGCGACCAAGGCGGTCAAAACGACGAAGGTCACCGTCGCTTCGGTCACCGCGACCGCAACAACGGCCAGCCGCGCCCAGTGGCGCAGGGTTCCGGCTTCTTCATTTCCGAAGACGGCTACCTCGTCACCAACAATCACGTCGTCGAAGAGGGCACCGCCTTCACGGTTGTGACCAATGACGGCAAGGAGCTCGACGCCAAGCTGGTCGGCACCGATCCGCGCACCGATCTCGCCGTGCTCAAGGTCGACGGTGGCGGCAAATTCACCTATGTCGATTTCGCCGATGATTCGAAGGTTCGTGTCGGCGACTGGGTCGTGGCCGTCGGCAATCCGTTCGGTCTCGGTGGCACCGTCACCGCCGGCATCGTGTCGGCTCGCGGCCGTGACATCGGCGCTGGCCCCTATGACGATTTCCTTCAGATCGATGCCTCGGTCAACCGCGGCAATTCGGGTGGCCCGACCTTCAATCTCAACGGCCAAGTGGTCGGCATCAACACGGCGATCTTCTCGCCGTCGGGCGGCAGCGTCGGCATCGCCTTCGACATCCCGGCCTCGACCGCCAGGCAGGTTGTTGGCGACCTGATGAAGAACGGTGCCGTGCAGCGCGGCTGGCTCGGTGTCGAAATTCAGCCGGTCACCTCGGACATCGCCGAATCGCTCGGCCTGAAGTCCAACAACGGGGCCTTGGTGTCCAGCGCCCAGGACGACGGCCCGGGCAAGAAGGCCGGCATCACCGCTGGCGACGTGATCACCCAGGTCGACGGCAAGGACGTTGCGTCGCCAAAGGAACTCGCCCGCCTGATCGGCGCCTATTCGCCGGGCAAGCCGGTCGACGTCACCGTCTGGCGCGATGGCAAGAGCCAGACGGTCAAGGTCGATCTCGGCAAGCTGCCCGCCAGCGACAAGCAGGCCTCGAACGACCAGCAACAGCAGCCCGCGGCTCCGGCAAAGCCCGACACGCTGGCCGATCTCGGCCTCACCGTCACCAAGTCCGAAAACGGCAAGGGTCTCGTGGTGACCGACGTCGATCCCGACAGCGATGCCGCCGATCGCGGCATCCAGCCGGGCGACGTCATCACCGCGGTCAACTCGACCGAAGTCAACGGCACCGAGGACGTCACCAAGGCGATGACCGAAGCGGTGAAGTCCGGACGCAAGGCCGTGCTGATGCAGATCACGCGTGACGACAACAACCGCTTCGTCGCCTTGCCGGTCGCCAAGGGCTGA
- a CDS encoding cytochrome c-type biogenesis protein: MKTRFSLTSIVLLLALLFAGAAQAVKPDEMLADPALEARARALSEGLRCMVCQNQSIDESDADLARDLRILVRQRLVAGDTDQQVMDYVVSRYGEFVLLKPRFDLRNALLWGTPVILLLAGGIFIAFNARSRRQLATKSLSADEQAALDAILRRD, from the coding sequence ATGAAGACAAGGTTCTCGCTGACGTCGATTGTCCTGCTGCTGGCGCTGCTCTTCGCCGGTGCGGCGCAAGCGGTGAAGCCTGACGAGATGCTGGCCGATCCGGCGCTGGAGGCGCGAGCCCGGGCGCTGTCGGAAGGCCTGCGCTGCATGGTCTGCCAGAACCAGTCGATCGACGAATCCGATGCCGATCTGGCCCGCGACCTGCGCATCCTGGTGCGCCAGCGCCTCGTCGCCGGCGATACCGACCAGCAGGTGATGGACTATGTGGTTTCGCGCTATGGCGAGTTCGTGCTTTTGAAGCCGCGCTTCGACCTGCGCAACGCGCTGCTTTGGGGCACGCCCGTCATTCTGCTTCTGGCAGGCGGCATCTTTATCGCCTTCAACGCCCGTTCGCGCCGGCAACTGGCGACAAAATCCCTCTCCGCCGATGAACAGGCGGCGCTGGACGCGATCCTGCGCCGGGACTAA
- a CDS encoding heme lyase CcmF/NrfE family subunit, which translates to MVETGHFALVLAFALSLVQTIVPLFGARLNNQRLMAVGGPVAVTGFALTALSFVALASAYANSDFSVASVWENSHSLQPLIYKITGTWGNHEGSMLLWVLILTFFGALVAAFGSNLPATLRANVLAVQGAIGATFFLFILATSNPFIRLNPAPIEGRDLNPVLQDLGLAIHPPLLYLGYVGFSICFSFSVAALIEGRIDASWARWVRPWTLVAWMFLTGGIAMGSYWAYYELGWGGFWFWDPVENASFMPWLAGTALLHSAIVMEKRSALKIWTLLLAILTFSLSLLGTFLVRSGVLTSVHAFATDPTRGIFILCILTLFIGGSLSLFALRASKLTAGGLFHPISREGALVLNNLFLTTATATVLVGTLYPLVVEAFSSDKISVGAPFFNLTFAPLMVPLLVMVPFGPLLAWKRGDVFAVAQRLMVAFAGALLTALVTTLFIDGASVLAAIGVGLAVWLILGALTDIAVKAGFGNVTTGNMVRRLLGLPRSVFGTAFAHLGLGLTTLGIVGTLCFGTEKILSMHAGETVELSGHTLRFVGLYPAQGPNYSEDRGRFELIGVSGSPIGEISSAKRFFPVRQTTTTESGIKTLGLSQLYISLGDEGKDGSVVVRLWWKPLVTLIWGGGLMMMAGAAMSLMDRRLRVGAPSRRRKTAVAPAGLP; encoded by the coding sequence ATGGTTGAGACCGGACATTTCGCCCTGGTCCTGGCATTCGCGCTTTCGCTGGTGCAGACGATCGTGCCGCTGTTTGGCGCGCGCCTGAACAACCAGCGCCTGATGGCTGTCGGTGGCCCGGTCGCGGTGACCGGTTTTGCGTTGACGGCACTGTCTTTCGTCGCGCTGGCCAGCGCTTATGCGAATTCCGACTTCTCGGTGGCGAGCGTCTGGGAAAACTCGCATTCGTTGCAGCCGCTGATCTACAAGATCACCGGAACCTGGGGCAACCACGAAGGCTCGATGCTGCTCTGGGTGCTGATCCTGACCTTTTTCGGCGCGCTTGTCGCCGCTTTCGGCTCCAACCTGCCGGCAACGCTGCGGGCCAATGTCCTGGCCGTGCAGGGCGCCATCGGCGCTACCTTCTTCCTGTTCATCCTGGCGACGTCCAATCCGTTCATCCGGCTCAATCCGGCGCCGATCGAGGGCCGCGATCTCAACCCGGTCCTGCAGGATCTCGGCCTCGCCATTCACCCGCCGCTGCTCTATCTCGGTTACGTCGGTTTCTCGATCTGCTTTTCCTTCTCGGTCGCGGCCCTCATCGAAGGTCGTATCGATGCCTCCTGGGCGCGCTGGGTGCGGCCATGGACGCTGGTCGCCTGGATGTTCCTGACTGGCGGCATCGCCATGGGATCGTACTGGGCCTACTACGAACTCGGCTGGGGCGGCTTCTGGTTCTGGGATCCGGTCGAGAACGCCTCCTTCATGCCGTGGCTGGCAGGCACCGCGCTGCTCCATTCGGCCATCGTCATGGAAAAGCGTTCGGCCTTGAAGATCTGGACGCTGCTGCTTGCCATCCTCACCTTCTCGCTGTCGCTGCTCGGCACCTTCCTGGTGCGCTCGGGCGTCCTGACCTCCGTCCATGCCTTCGCCACCGATCCGACGCGCGGCATCTTCATCCTGTGCATATTGACGCTGTTCATCGGCGGCTCGCTGTCGCTGTTTGCGTTGCGCGCCTCGAAGCTGACGGCCGGCGGCCTGTTCCATCCGATTTCGCGCGAAGGCGCGCTCGTCCTCAACAATCTGTTCCTGACGACGGCGACCGCCACCGTGCTCGTTGGCACCCTCTATCCGCTGGTGGTCGAAGCCTTTTCCTCGGACAAGATTTCGGTCGGAGCACCATTCTTCAACCTGACCTTCGCGCCACTGATGGTACCCCTGCTGGTGATGGTTCCCTTTGGGCCGCTGCTAGCCTGGAAACGCGGCGATGTCTTCGCGGTCGCGCAGCGCCTGATGGTGGCATTCGCGGGTGCCCTCCTGACGGCACTGGTCACCACTCTGTTCATCGACGGCGCTTCGGTATTGGCGGCCATTGGGGTCGGACTTGCCGTCTGGCTGATCCTTGGTGCGCTCACCGACATCGCCGTCAAGGCGGGGTTCGGCAATGTCACGACGGGGAACATGGTCCGGCGCCTGCTTGGCTTGCCGCGCTCGGTCTTCGGCACGGCTTTCGCCCATCTCGGCCTTGGCCTGACCACGCTGGGCATTGTCGGCACGCTTTGCTTCGGTACCGAGAAAATCCTGTCGATGCATGCCGGCGAGACGGTGGAATTGTCCGGCCACACGCTGCGTTTCGTCGGGCTCTATCCGGCCCAGGGCCCCAACTACAGCGAAGATCGCGGCCGCTTCGAGCTGATCGGTGTCAGCGGCAGTCCCATCGGCGAAATCAGCTCGGCCAAGCGCTTCTTTCCGGTGCGGCAGACGACGACGACGGAATCCGGCATCAAGACCCTTGGTCTTTCCCAGCTCTACATTTCGCTCGGTGACGAAGGCAAGGATGGCTCCGTCGTGGTGCGCTTGTGGTGGAAGCCGCTGGTGACGCTGATCTGGGGCGGCGGCCTGATGATGATGGCGGGCGCGGCCATGTCGCTGATGGACAGGCGCTTGCGGGTCGGAGCACCCTCGCGGCGCCGCAAGACGGCGGTGGCGCCAGCGGGCCTGCCATGA
- the ccmE gene encoding cytochrome c maturation protein CcmE, whose protein sequence is MTRKQKRLSVIVGGLAFLGAATGLTFYALGQKASYFYMPADLATASVQPGQRIRLGGLVEKGTIERGQGATVAFSVTDTHKSVKVTYTGILPDLFREEQGVITEGTFGPDGVFVADSVLAKHDERYMPKEVADGLKAKGVWQESKSE, encoded by the coding sequence ATGACGCGCAAGCAGAAACGATTGTCGGTCATCGTGGGCGGACTGGCTTTCCTGGGCGCCGCCACCGGACTGACCTTCTACGCGCTCGGTCAGAAGGCGTCCTATTTCTACATGCCGGCCGATCTGGCCACAGCCAGCGTCCAGCCCGGACAGCGCATCAGGCTGGGAGGGCTGGTCGAGAAGGGCACCATCGAGCGCGGGCAGGGCGCGACCGTCGCCTTTTCGGTCACAGACACGCATAAATCGGTCAAGGTCACTTACACCGGCATCCTGCCGGACCTTTTCCGCGAAGAACAGGGCGTCATCACCGAGGGCACCTTCGGCCCGGACGGCGTCTTTGTCGCCGACAGCGTGCTGGCCAAGCACGACGAGCGCTACATGCCCAAGGAAGTGGCCGACGGCCTGAAGGCCAAGGGCGTCTGGCAGGAGAGCAAGAGTGAATAG